The Microbacterium maritypicum genome contains a region encoding:
- a CDS encoding alpha/beta fold hydrolase, with protein MDILLIPGLWLDASSWEGVVPALEEAGHRAHPLTLPGLDDPASTSAEIGIAHWIAAAVSAVDALSGDVVVVGHSGGGNVAWGVADARPERVSRVIFVDTAPPPAGSGISEFEVVDGVVPFPGWEFFPDEDVSDLDESTRARTAPLTRSVPARVPTDAIALVNPARYRVPVTLLMGGLDQAAFEGMIDQWGAYAAEYRAIDDAEVVRIGSGHWPQFSVPERLAELLSAAIAR; from the coding sequence ATGGACATCCTGCTCATCCCCGGCCTCTGGCTCGACGCATCCAGCTGGGAAGGGGTGGTCCCCGCCCTCGAAGAGGCAGGGCATCGCGCGCATCCGCTCACCCTGCCCGGACTCGATGACCCCGCGTCGACCTCTGCCGAGATCGGCATCGCGCACTGGATCGCGGCAGCGGTGTCCGCCGTGGACGCTCTGTCAGGAGACGTCGTGGTGGTCGGTCACAGCGGGGGCGGGAACGTCGCGTGGGGCGTGGCCGATGCGCGCCCCGAGCGCGTGAGCCGTGTCATCTTCGTCGACACCGCTCCGCCGCCGGCCGGGAGCGGGATCAGCGAGTTCGAGGTCGTCGACGGTGTGGTGCCCTTCCCCGGCTGGGAGTTCTTCCCCGACGAGGACGTCAGCGATCTCGACGAGTCGACGCGAGCGCGTACGGCGCCGCTCACCCGCAGTGTTCCCGCCAGAGTGCCCACCGACGCCATCGCGCTGGTGAACCCTGCGCGGTACCGAGTGCCGGTGACGCTGCTGATGGGTGGCCTGGATCAGGCCGCGTTCGAGGGGATGATCGACCAGTGGGGCGCCTACGCCGCCGAGTACCGTGCGATCGACGACGCCGAGGTCGTGCGCATCGGCTCCGGTCACTGGCCGCAGTTCTCGGTTCCCGAGAGGCTCGCGGAACTCCTCAGCGCGGCGATCGCACGCTGA
- a CDS encoding DedA family protein, which translates to MDILNELIMQAIASPWLYLVLFAVTIIDGFFPPIPSETVLVAAAAVTASTGEGNLLLLGAVAAIGAAIGDNIAFLIGRGLGTTRFAWMRRPRVAAAFAHAQRALDRRSATLILGARYIPVGRVAVNMTAGALDFPWRRFLPLSLIAGVSWSVFSLAIGLLAGAWIKDQPLLSAGLGIAIALVVGFVIDRIAAARRRRVPTPQLAG; encoded by the coding sequence GTGGACATCCTCAACGAGCTCATCATGCAGGCGATCGCGTCGCCCTGGCTGTATCTGGTGCTGTTCGCCGTCACCATCATCGACGGCTTCTTCCCCCCGATCCCCAGCGAGACCGTGCTCGTGGCCGCGGCGGCCGTCACCGCCTCCACCGGCGAGGGGAATCTGCTGCTGCTCGGTGCCGTCGCCGCGATCGGCGCGGCCATCGGCGACAACATCGCCTTCCTCATCGGCCGCGGGCTGGGCACCACCCGTTTCGCGTGGATGCGACGGCCACGGGTCGCTGCGGCGTTCGCACATGCCCAACGCGCACTCGATCGCCGCAGCGCCACCCTGATCCTCGGCGCCCGGTACATCCCCGTCGGACGGGTCGCCGTCAACATGACGGCTGGGGCCCTCGACTTCCCCTGGCGGCGTTTCCTCCCGCTCAGCCTGATCGCCGGAGTCAGCTGGAGCGTGTTCAGCCTGGCCATCGGTCTGCTCGCCGGCGCCTGGATCAAGGATCAACCTCTGCTCAGCGCCGGGCTCGGCATCGCCATCGCGTTGGTCGTCGGCTTCGTGATCGACAGGATCGCCGCAGCCCGTCGACGCCGTGTGCCGACCCCGCAGCTGGCAGGATGA
- the abc-f gene encoding ribosomal protection-like ABC-F family protein has translation MLAVHDLEIRVGARLLMENVSFRVADGDKIGLVGRNGAGKTTLTKVLAGDVLPSGGSVTRSGELGYLPQDPRSGNPEDLARTRILDARGLGQLNLGMTEAALAMGSDDPAVADKAMKRYARLTEQFEAQGGYAAEAEAASIANNLSLPDRILDQPLSTLSGGQRRRIELARILFSDAETMILDEPTNHLDADSVVWLREFLKGYKGGLIVISHDVELVGETVNRVFYLDANRQSIDTYNMNWKNYLRQRVADEERRKKERANAEKKATTLQLQAARFGAKASKAAAAHQMIARAEKLLAGLDEVRQEDRVAKLRFPKPAPCGKTPMMASGLSKSYGSLEIFTDVDLAIDRGSKVVVLGLNGAGKTTLLRMLAGVDQPDTGQLEPGHGLKVGYYAQEHENLDVNRSVLENMVSAAPHITETEARKVLGSFLFTGDDVLKPAGVLSGGEKTRLSLATLVVSSANLLLLDEPTNNLDPASREEILGALAHYEGAVVLVSHDPGAVQSLNPERVLILPDGVEDIWSQEYQDLIELA, from the coding sequence GTGCTTGCCGTGCACGACCTCGAGATCCGCGTTGGCGCGCGCCTGCTGATGGAGAACGTCTCGTTCCGCGTCGCCGACGGAGACAAGATCGGACTCGTCGGCCGCAACGGGGCCGGAAAGACCACGCTCACCAAGGTGCTCGCGGGCGACGTGCTGCCCTCCGGCGGAAGCGTGACCCGCTCCGGCGAGCTCGGCTACCTGCCGCAGGACCCCCGTTCGGGCAACCCCGAAGACCTCGCGCGCACCCGCATCCTCGATGCTCGCGGGCTCGGTCAGCTCAACCTCGGCATGACCGAGGCCGCGCTCGCGATGGGCTCCGACGACCCGGCGGTGGCCGACAAGGCGATGAAGCGCTATGCCCGCCTCACCGAGCAGTTCGAGGCACAGGGCGGCTATGCGGCAGAGGCCGAGGCCGCCTCCATCGCCAACAACCTGTCGCTTCCCGACCGCATCCTCGACCAGCCGCTGTCGACGCTCTCCGGTGGTCAGCGTCGCCGCATCGAGCTTGCCCGCATCCTGTTCTCCGACGCCGAGACGATGATCCTCGACGAGCCGACGAACCACCTCGACGCCGACAGCGTCGTGTGGCTGCGGGAGTTCCTCAAGGGCTACAAGGGTGGACTGATCGTGATCAGCCACGATGTCGAGCTGGTCGGCGAGACGGTGAACCGCGTGTTCTACCTCGACGCCAACCGCCAGAGCATCGACACCTACAACATGAACTGGAAGAACTACCTGCGCCAGCGGGTGGCCGATGAGGAGCGCCGCAAGAAAGAGCGTGCGAACGCCGAGAAGAAGGCGACGACCCTGCAGCTGCAGGCCGCACGCTTCGGGGCGAAGGCCTCGAAGGCCGCTGCTGCGCATCAGATGATCGCGCGCGCCGAGAAGCTGCTCGCGGGGCTCGACGAGGTGCGCCAGGAAGACCGGGTCGCGAAGCTGCGCTTCCCGAAGCCGGCGCCCTGCGGCAAGACGCCGATGATGGCGTCAGGCCTGTCGAAGTCGTACGGATCGCTCGAGATCTTCACCGATGTCGACCTGGCCATCGATCGCGGTTCCAAGGTGGTCGTGCTCGGTCTCAACGGTGCGGGCAAGACCACGCTGTTGCGCATGCTCGCCGGTGTCGACCAGCCGGACACGGGGCAGCTGGAGCCGGGGCACGGTCTCAAGGTCGGGTACTACGCGCAGGAGCACGAGAACCTCGATGTGAACCGCTCGGTGCTGGAGAACATGGTCTCGGCCGCGCCGCACATCACCGAGACCGAAGCCCGCAAGGTGCTGGGGTCGTTCCTGTTCACGGGCGACGATGTGCTCAAGCCCGCCGGAGTGCTCTCCGGTGGAGAGAAGACGCGTCTGTCGCTTGCGACGCTCGTCGTCTCGTCCGCGAACCTGCTGCTGCTCGACGAGCCGACCAACAACCTCGACCCCGCCTCCCGCGAGGAGATCCTCGGTGCGCTCGCGCACTACGAGGGCGCTGTCGTGCTCGTCTCGCATGATCCGGGCGCCGTGCAGTCGCTCAACCCCGAGCGCGTGCTCATCCTGCCCGACGGTGTCGAGGACATCTGGAGCCAGGAGTACCAGGACCTCATCGAGCTCGCCTGA
- a CDS encoding DUF4190 domain-containing protein, translating to MSDNRTPPPAGEPPRIPPRPPAPAAFPVVPALPAYPVQPAPQPAQNQPVPPAYSPTTPPTWEIPPAAATPPAYAPYGAPVYPAVPAPRPTSGLAITSLICGIAGVVLVWAIIPVLASIAAVITGHMALGQTRRDPGIGGRGMAIAGLILGYAMIAIAAFTLIGIIISFLFVGAFSLPFIFSR from the coding sequence GTGAGCGACAACCGCACTCCCCCTCCTGCCGGCGAGCCACCTCGCATTCCGCCTCGGCCGCCCGCTCCGGCTGCCTTCCCCGTCGTACCGGCCCTTCCCGCGTATCCGGTGCAGCCCGCCCCGCAGCCGGCGCAGAACCAGCCCGTCCCGCCGGCGTACAGCCCGACGACCCCGCCGACCTGGGAGATCCCGCCCGCAGCTGCGACCCCGCCTGCATATGCGCCCTACGGCGCACCGGTCTACCCCGCAGTCCCGGCCCCGCGCCCCACGAGTGGACTCGCGATCACCTCGCTGATCTGCGGCATCGCCGGAGTCGTGCTCGTCTGGGCCATCATTCCGGTGCTGGCGTCGATCGCAGCCGTCATCACCGGTCACATGGCGCTCGGGCAGACCCGGCGTGATCCCGGCATCGGCGGTCGAGGCATGGCCATCGCCGGACTGATCCTCGGCTACGCGATGATCGCGATCGCCGCTTTCACCCTCATCGGCATCATCATCAGCTTCCTGTTCGTCGGAGCGTTCAGCCTGCCCTTCATCTTCTCCCGCTGA
- a CDS encoding SURF1 family cytochrome oxidase biogenesis protein, producing MSRRLTRWVIYVLIAIGFGVACVFLSHWQFERNESRAAQIELVEQNYDADPVPLTDLIGDDGALDPADEWRPVVLKGEYLAEQQLLVRNRPHGGTSAFEVLVPFRDADGRIFIVDRGWVPPGDGDAPDSVPAPPSGEAEVTVRLRPGEQLPASGRGAPEGQVPTINLPSIATLVDGDVITSAYGRVISEEPAGDGALGGFDSPTDDPGPHLSYAIQWILFALMGFIFIGYIIRTEIVKHREEVEGAPAPVRKSRRKDHDADVEDELLDVR from the coding sequence ATGAGCCGACGACTGACCCGGTGGGTCATCTACGTGCTCATCGCGATCGGATTCGGGGTCGCGTGCGTGTTCCTGTCGCATTGGCAGTTCGAGCGGAACGAATCCCGCGCCGCGCAGATCGAACTCGTCGAGCAGAACTACGACGCCGACCCCGTCCCCCTGACCGATCTCATCGGAGACGACGGCGCGCTCGATCCGGCCGATGAGTGGCGCCCGGTGGTCCTGAAGGGCGAATACCTGGCGGAACAGCAGCTGCTGGTCAGGAACCGCCCTCACGGTGGGACCAGTGCTTTCGAGGTGCTGGTGCCGTTCCGTGACGCCGATGGACGCATCTTCATCGTCGATCGCGGCTGGGTGCCGCCCGGCGATGGCGATGCCCCGGATTCGGTGCCGGCCCCTCCCTCGGGGGAAGCCGAGGTCACGGTGCGACTTCGCCCGGGCGAGCAGCTACCGGCCTCGGGTCGCGGGGCACCCGAAGGACAGGTCCCGACCATCAACCTGCCGTCGATCGCGACGCTCGTCGACGGCGATGTGATCACGAGCGCCTACGGACGAGTGATCAGCGAGGAACCGGCAGGGGACGGCGCACTGGGTGGATTCGACTCCCCCACCGACGATCCCGGTCCCCATCTGTCGTACGCGATCCAGTGGATTCTCTTCGCCCTGATGGGCTTCATCTTCATCGGATACATCATCCGCACGGAGATCGTGAAGCACCGCGAAGAGGTCGAGGGCGCGCCGGCCCCGGTCAGGAAGTCGCGTCGCAAGGACCACGATGCCGACGTCGAGGACGAACTGCTCGACGTGCGCTGA
- a CDS encoding DUF3099 domain-containing protein: MKNARQVPAVTSLPQSPQDEADHRVRRYVLTMTIRIVCFALMVLVQPYGWYTWVFGISAAVLPYIAVVFANAGSDSTEATAESPLQELESPGPVPIEPEATTPPVFTIHEGPKDR; the protein is encoded by the coding sequence GTGAAGAACGCGCGTCAAGTCCCGGCCGTCACCTCCCTGCCGCAGTCTCCGCAGGACGAGGCTGACCATCGCGTGCGCCGATATGTCCTGACGATGACCATCCGCATCGTGTGCTTCGCACTCATGGTGCTCGTCCAGCCCTACGGGTGGTACACCTGGGTCTTCGGGATCTCGGCGGCCGTGCTTCCGTACATCGCCGTGGTGTTCGCGAACGCGGGCAGCGACAGCACCGAAGCCACGGCGGAGTCGCCTTTGCAGGAGCTGGAATCGCCGGGACCGGTTCCGATCGAGCCCGAGGCGACGACCCCGCCGGTGTTCACGATCCATGAAGGCCCCAAGGACCGATGA
- a CDS encoding beta-ketoacyl-ACP reductase codes for MSAERVVLVTGGNRGIGRAIAERFVRDGYRVAVTARSGEGPEGTLTVRADVTDAAALDAAFTEVEQQLGPVEIVVANAGITKDTLLMRMSEDDFDSVVATNLGGTFRVVKRASKGMLRARFGRIILISSVVGLYGSAGQANYSASKSALVGFARSITRELGARGITANVVAPGFIETDMTAELPEETQKQYKASIPAARFATPDEVAGVVTWLAGDDAGYISGAVIPVDGGLGMGH; via the coding sequence ATGAGCGCTGAGCGCGTCGTCCTCGTCACCGGCGGAAACCGCGGTATCGGCCGCGCGATCGCGGAGCGCTTCGTGCGGGATGGGTACCGCGTCGCGGTCACCGCCCGCAGCGGCGAAGGGCCGGAGGGAACGCTCACCGTCCGCGCGGACGTCACGGATGCCGCTGCCCTCGACGCCGCGTTCACCGAGGTGGAGCAGCAGCTCGGTCCGGTCGAGATCGTCGTCGCCAACGCCGGCATCACGAAGGACACCCTCCTCATGCGCATGAGCGAGGACGACTTCGACAGCGTGGTCGCCACGAACCTGGGAGGAACGTTCCGCGTCGTCAAGCGTGCCTCGAAGGGCATGCTCCGCGCGCGGTTCGGCCGCATCATCCTGATCTCGAGTGTCGTGGGGCTCTACGGTTCCGCCGGGCAGGCGAACTACTCCGCATCGAAGAGCGCCCTGGTCGGCTTCGCCCGCTCGATCACGCGTGAGCTCGGGGCCCGCGGGATCACGGCCAACGTCGTCGCTCCAGGCTTCATCGAGACGGACATGACCGCGGAACTGCCCGAGGAGACCCAGAAGCAGTACAAGGCGAGCATCCCGGCGGCACGATTCGCGACCCCCGACGAGGTCGCGGGCGTGGTGACCTGGCTCGCGGGTGATGACGCCGGCTACATCTCGGGCGCGGTCATCCCCGTCGACGGCGGACTCGGGATGGGGCACTGA
- the glgC gene encoding glucose-1-phosphate adenylyltransferase — MSAPKKVFGIILAGGEGKRLMPLTADRAKPAVPFGGQYRLIDFAISNLINSGLRQIVVLTQYKSHSLDRHISQTWRMSALLDSYVTSVPAQQRLGKRWFSGSADAILQSMNLINDEKPDIVVVIGADHVYRMDFRQMLEAHIESGAKATVAGIRQPLALASQFGVIDADAESGRIKQFLEKPTDIAGLEDSPHEVLASMGNYIFDADALIAAVEADGESPVSGHDMGGDIVPYFVERGEAGYYDMKQNEVPGSSPRDRSYWRDVGTIDSFYDAHRDLISTLPIFNLYNMEWPIHSQAVNSPPAKFVRDSVGRIGNAIDSIVSLGSVLSGTHLERSVVGPWTLAGGGSTITDSVVFDHVHVGQGARIHRAILDKNVVLADGATVGVDRERDLARGFTVTESGITVVGKGVFIER, encoded by the coding sequence ATGTCCGCTCCAAAGAAGGTCTTCGGGATCATCCTCGCCGGCGGCGAGGGCAAGCGCCTCATGCCCCTCACGGCCGACAGAGCGAAACCCGCAGTGCCGTTCGGCGGACAGTACAGGCTCATCGACTTCGCCATCTCGAACCTCATCAATTCAGGACTGCGCCAGATCGTGGTGCTGACGCAGTACAAGTCCCACAGCCTCGACCGGCACATCTCGCAGACGTGGCGGATGTCGGCCCTGCTCGACTCGTACGTCACGTCCGTGCCCGCGCAGCAGCGCCTGGGCAAGCGGTGGTTCTCCGGCTCTGCCGACGCGATCCTGCAGAGCATGAACCTCATCAACGACGAGAAGCCCGACATCGTCGTGGTGATCGGCGCCGACCACGTCTACCGCATGGACTTCCGTCAGATGCTCGAAGCCCACATCGAGTCCGGCGCGAAGGCGACCGTCGCCGGCATCCGTCAGCCGCTCGCGCTCGCGTCGCAGTTCGGTGTGATCGACGCCGACGCGGAATCGGGACGGATCAAGCAGTTCCTGGAGAAGCCGACCGACATCGCAGGTCTCGAGGACTCCCCCCACGAGGTGCTCGCCTCGATGGGCAACTACATCTTCGACGCCGACGCGCTGATCGCCGCCGTCGAGGCAGACGGGGAGTCCCCCGTGTCGGGGCACGACATGGGTGGCGACATCGTCCCCTATTTCGTCGAGCGCGGCGAGGCCGGCTACTACGACATGAAGCAGAACGAGGTCCCCGGCTCCTCGCCGCGCGACCGCTCGTACTGGCGAGACGTGGGGACGATCGATTCGTTCTACGACGCGCACCGCGATCTGATCTCCACCCTGCCCATCTTCAACCTCTACAACATGGAGTGGCCGATCCACTCGCAGGCGGTCAACTCCCCGCCGGCGAAGTTCGTCCGTGACTCGGTCGGTCGCATCGGCAACGCGATCGACTCGATCGTCTCGCTCGGATCCGTGCTGTCCGGTACCCACCTGGAACGCAGCGTTGTGGGTCCGTGGACCCTGGCAGGGGGCGGATCGACCATCACGGACTCGGTCGTCTTCGACCACGTGCACGTCGGGCAGGGGGCGCGCATCCATCGGGCGATCCTCGACAAGAACGTGGTGCTGGCCGATGGCGCGACGGTCGGCGTCGATCGCGAACGCGACCTGGCCCGTGGTTTCACCGTCACCGAATCCGGCATCACGGTCGTCGGCAAGGGCGTCTTCATCGAACGCTGA
- the serB gene encoding phosphoserine phosphatase SerB: MTAARFLVVLDADSTLIRNEVIELLADEAGRRSEVQAATEAAMRGEVDFATSLRSRVAALEGVPVSAFERVRARIEPTPGVRELTAAVHDRGGVVGVVSGGFHEILDSVAPELGVDRWRANRLDVADGVLSGRVDGDIVDGAAKASSLQGWAAELGVGPRATIAIGDGANDLQMMAVAGLGIAFNAKPAVRAAASLVIGPQDLAEVIALLP; encoded by the coding sequence GTGACTGCCGCGCGTTTCCTCGTCGTCCTCGATGCCGATTCCACCCTCATCCGCAATGAGGTGATCGAGTTGCTTGCCGACGAAGCCGGACGGCGCTCCGAAGTGCAGGCCGCTACGGAGGCGGCGATGCGCGGCGAGGTCGATTTCGCGACGAGCCTGCGCTCCCGAGTGGCGGCACTCGAAGGCGTTCCCGTCTCGGCGTTTGAGCGTGTCCGGGCGCGGATCGAGCCCACCCCCGGGGTACGTGAACTCACCGCGGCCGTCCACGACCGCGGAGGTGTCGTCGGCGTCGTCTCGGGAGGCTTCCACGAGATCCTCGACAGCGTCGCCCCCGAGCTCGGCGTCGATCGCTGGCGAGCGAACCGCCTCGACGTCGCAGACGGCGTGCTCTCCGGCCGGGTCGACGGCGACATCGTCGACGGCGCCGCGAAGGCATCCTCGCTCCAGGGATGGGCCGCAGAGCTCGGCGTCGGCCCCAGGGCGACCATCGCGATCGGCGACGGCGCGAACGACCTGCAGATGATGGCGGTGGCAGGCCTCGGCATCGCCTTCAACGCCAAGCCCGCCGTGCGCGCGGCCGCCAGCCTCGTGATCGGCCCGCAGGATCTTGCCGAGGTCATCGCACTTCTGCCGTAG
- the glgA gene encoding glycogen synthase produces MRVEMITKEYPPEVYGGAGVHVAELVAALREHVDVQVRAFGAPRDEAGTFAYRTPVALAGANAALQTLGTDLEIVSAIADADLVHSHTWYANFAGHLASQLHGIPHVLTAHSLEPLRPWKAEQLGGGYAVSSGIERLAYENAAAVIAVSAGMRADILRSYPQVDPAKVRVIHNGIDVERWRPVQDESFLRSIGMDPDRPSVVFVGRITRQKGLPYLLQAARLLPPEVQLVLCAGAPDTPEIMAEVQEGVRLLQQNRDGVIWIERMLPRDELSAILTAATTFVCPSIYEPLGIVNLEAMACGAAVVGTATGGIPEAVADGVTGRLVPIEQVQDGTGTPVDPQRYVADLAAVLTEVAMDPERARAYGEAGRERARNEFSWAAIAETTRALYAELTA; encoded by the coding sequence ATGCGAGTTGAAATGATCACGAAGGAGTACCCGCCGGAGGTCTACGGCGGTGCCGGCGTGCACGTCGCCGAGCTCGTCGCGGCCCTCAGGGAGCACGTGGACGTGCAGGTGCGCGCGTTCGGCGCTCCCCGAGACGAGGCGGGTACCTTCGCGTACCGCACGCCCGTGGCGCTCGCGGGGGCGAATGCCGCATTGCAGACGCTCGGCACCGATCTGGAGATCGTCTCGGCCATCGCCGACGCCGACCTGGTGCACAGTCACACCTGGTACGCGAACTTCGCCGGTCACCTCGCCTCCCAGCTGCACGGCATCCCGCACGTCCTCACAGCGCACAGCCTCGAGCCCCTGCGGCCGTGGAAGGCGGAGCAGCTCGGGGGCGGTTACGCCGTCTCGAGCGGGATCGAGCGACTGGCCTATGAGAACGCCGCAGCCGTGATCGCCGTGAGCGCAGGGATGCGCGCCGACATCCTGCGCAGCTACCCACAGGTCGACCCGGCGAAGGTCCGGGTGATCCACAACGGAATCGACGTCGAACGCTGGCGCCCTGTGCAGGACGAGTCGTTCCTGCGCTCGATCGGGATGGATCCGGACCGTCCTTCGGTGGTCTTCGTAGGACGAATCACGAGGCAGAAGGGGCTGCCCTATCTGCTGCAGGCTGCGCGGCTGCTCCCTCCGGAGGTGCAGCTGGTGCTCTGCGCCGGCGCTCCGGACACGCCGGAGATCATGGCCGAGGTGCAGGAGGGGGTGCGCCTGCTCCAGCAGAACCGCGACGGTGTGATCTGGATCGAGCGGATGCTGCCGCGGGACGAGCTGTCCGCCATCTTGACGGCAGCGACGACGTTCGTCTGCCCGTCGATCTATGAGCCGCTGGGCATCGTGAACCTCGAGGCCATGGCGTGTGGTGCTGCCGTGGTGGGAACGGCGACCGGCGGGATCCCGGAGGCCGTCGCCGACGGCGTCACCGGGCGTCTCGTCCCGATCGAGCAGGTGCAGGACGGCACGGGCACACCGGTCGATCCGCAGCGTTACGTCGCGGATCTGGCCGCCGTGCTCACCGAGGTGGCGATGGATCCGGAGAGGGCACGCGCCTACGGCGAGGCCGGACGCGAGCGGGCGCGCAACGAGTTCAGCTGGGCGGCGATCGCCGAGACGACGCGCGCGCTCTACGCGGAGCTGACCGCCTGA
- a CDS encoding ABC transporter ATP-binding protein, giving the protein MPSALEFTDVVVRREGRNIIDHVTWQVDDDQRWVILGPNGAGKTTLLQLADTLMHPTAGTVTVLGETLGRTDVFEVRPRIGFASSAMAKRVPRDETVLNTVLTAAYSVLGRWNESYEDIDERRALRVLADWRLDHLADRTFGTLSDGEQKRVQIARAVMTDPELLLLDEPTASLDLGSREELLALLSGYASSPTTPAMLMVTHHVEEIPVGFTHVMLIRDGAVVAAGPIAETLTAEALTDTFGMPIVLTSEDGRYAARAAS; this is encoded by the coding sequence ATGCCGAGCGCTCTGGAATTCACTGACGTCGTCGTGCGCCGTGAGGGGCGCAACATCATCGATCACGTGACCTGGCAGGTCGACGATGATCAGCGATGGGTGATCCTCGGCCCGAACGGCGCGGGCAAGACGACGCTCCTGCAGCTGGCCGACACGCTCATGCACCCGACCGCCGGAACAGTGACGGTGCTGGGGGAGACCCTCGGCCGCACCGACGTGTTCGAGGTGCGTCCGCGTATCGGGTTCGCCTCCTCGGCGATGGCCAAGCGGGTCCCTCGTGACGAGACGGTCCTCAACACCGTGCTCACTGCCGCCTACTCGGTGCTCGGCCGATGGAACGAGAGCTACGAGGACATCGATGAGCGTCGCGCGCTCCGTGTCCTCGCCGACTGGCGCCTCGACCACCTGGCCGACCGCACCTTCGGCACGCTCAGTGACGGCGAGCAGAAGCGCGTCCAGATCGCGCGCGCCGTGATGACCGACCCGGAGCTCCTGCTGCTCGACGAGCCCACGGCATCGCTCGATCTCGGCTCCAGGGAAGAGCTCCTCGCGCTCCTCAGCGGCTACGCCTCCTCCCCGACGACCCCGGCCATGCTCATGGTGACGCACCACGTGGAGGAGATCCCCGTGGGGTTCACCCACGTCATGCTGATCCGCGACGGTGCCGTCGTGGCCGCAGGACCGATCGCCGAGACGCTCACCGCGGAGGCGCTCACCGACACCTTCGGCATGCCGATCGTGCTCACCAGCGAAGACGGACGCTACGCGGCACGCGCAGCATCCTGA
- a CDS encoding pyridoxine/pyridoxamine 5'-phosphate oxidase: MSIAPPPSLSDIREWLRAQPSLTGAAPTLDLAELPEDPEPLFVDWIGEAAESGVAEPHTATLATVDGDGIPDARTLILKNVDAEGWSFAGARSSRKSQQIAARPAAALNFWWQPLRRAVRVRGMIREASPVESAADLAARSAEARGGIAAGEWVLWRIVATRVEFWQGSADRNHNRIIYRRAEGGWQRTVMGSITGVESDQIVDGRA; encoded by the coding sequence ATGTCGATTGCGCCACCCCCGTCCTTGTCAGACATCAGGGAGTGGTTGCGTGCGCAGCCTTCCCTCACCGGCGCCGCGCCGACGCTCGACCTCGCAGAGCTTCCCGAGGATCCTGAGCCGCTCTTCGTCGACTGGATCGGGGAGGCGGCCGAGAGCGGGGTCGCAGAGCCGCACACGGCCACACTGGCGACGGTGGACGGTGACGGCATACCGGATGCGCGGACACTGATCCTCAAGAACGTCGATGCGGAGGGATGGTCGTTCGCCGGGGCGCGCTCTTCCCGCAAGAGCCAGCAGATCGCTGCGCGCCCCGCCGCGGCGTTGAACTTCTGGTGGCAGCCGCTCCGGCGAGCCGTTCGCGTGCGAGGAATGATCCGAGAAGCTTCTCCGGTGGAGAGCGCCGCAGATCTCGCCGCGCGCTCGGCCGAGGCCCGCGGTGGCATCGCGGCGGGGGAATGGGTTCTCTGGAGGATCGTTGCGACGCGAGTCGAGTTCTGGCAGGGATCAGCGGACCGGAATCATAACCGGATCATCTATCGTCGCGCGGAGGGTGGCTGGCAACGCACCGTGATGGGCTCGATCACCGGCGTGGAGAGCGATCAGATCGTCGACGGACGTGCATGA